One Methanocaldococcus infernus ME DNA segment encodes these proteins:
- the lysS gene encoding lysine--tRNA ligase has product MYWADNIASKLSGKQVIATGITPSGHIHIGNARETLTADAIYKAYLKRGGEGELIFIADTFDPLRKLYPFLPKEFEQYIGMPLSEIPCPEGCCQSYADHFLNPYIESLEDLGIEIKVYKADECYKKGLYDEKIDMALKNREKIREILNKFRKDPLPGDWFPIFMLCENCKSLKTKVLNYDGEKVKYVCEKCGYEGEAKPYKGRAKLPWRVDWPARWSIFKVTLEPMGKDHAAAGGSYDTGKLIAKEVFNYEPPMKVVYEWIQLKIGDKAVPMSSSKGVVFAVKDWTHIAHPEILRFLILRSKPSKHIDFDLKKIPDLVEEYDRLEEFYFENREKELDEEGYEKIRIYETSTPKIPEKKPINVPYRFCSIIGQLAYKDGDIDMEKVFEILKRNNYNIEEFDDLSLKRLKERLIMARNWALKYGEKLVIISEEEAKEIAKKLKEKQREWIKYFVERLKEIEFDALNIHELIYQTAKELGLNPRDAFQASYLILLGKKYGPKLGSFLASLGKEFVIKRYLSVIE; this is encoded by the coding sequence TTCTGGTCATATTCATATAGGGAATGCAAGGGAAACACTAACTGCTGATGCCATCTATAAGGCTTATTTAAAGAGAGGAGGAGAAGGAGAGCTAATTTTTATAGCTGATACATTTGACCCTTTAAGAAAGCTTTATCCTTTTTTACCTAAGGAGTTTGAACAATACATAGGAATGCCACTGAGTGAAATCCCCTGTCCAGAAGGTTGTTGTCAAAGCTATGCTGATCACTTTTTAAACCCATACATTGAAAGCTTAGAGGATTTGGGGATAGAAATAAAGGTTTATAAGGCAGATGAATGTTATAAAAAAGGCTTATATGATGAGAAGATAGACATGGCTTTAAAAAATAGGGAAAAGATTAGAGAGATTCTAAATAAGTTTAGAAAAGATCCTCTACCAGGGGATTGGTTTCCCATCTTTATGCTCTGTGAAAATTGTAAGAGCTTGAAAACTAAAGTTCTTAACTATGATGGAGAGAAAGTTAAATATGTCTGTGAGAAGTGTGGCTATGAAGGAGAGGCTAAACCTTACAAAGGAAGGGCTAAGCTCCCTTGGAGAGTAGATTGGCCAGCAAGATGGTCTATCTTTAAGGTAACCTTAGAGCCCATGGGTAAAGACCATGCTGCTGCCGGAGGCTCTTATGACACTGGAAAGTTGATAGCTAAGGAAGTCTTTAATTATGAACCTCCTATGAAGGTTGTTTATGAATGGATCCAGCTCAAAATTGGAGATAAAGCTGTTCCTATGAGCTCTTCTAAGGGGGTAGTTTTTGCTGTTAAAGATTGGACTCATATAGCTCATCCAGAGATATTAAGATTCCTTATTTTAAGGAGTAAGCCCTCTAAGCATATAGACTTTGACTTAAAGAAGATTCCTGACTTAGTTGAAGAGTATGATAGATTAGAAGAGTTTTACTTTGAAAATAGAGAGAAGGAGTTGGATGAAGAAGGTTATGAGAAGATAAGAATTTATGAAACCTCAACTCCAAAGATCCCTGAGAAGAAGCCTATCAATGTTCCATATAGATTTTGCTCAATTATTGGACAACTGGCATATAAAGATGGAGATATAGATATGGAAAAGGTCTTTGAAATCCTGAAAAGGAATAACTATAACATAGAGGAATTTGATGACCTTAGCTTAAAGAGGCTTAAAGAAAGGCTAATCATGGCAAGAAATTGGGCTTTAAAGTATGGAGAGAAGTTAGTTATAATTTCTGAAGAGGAGGCTAAGGAGATAGCTAAGAAGTTAAAGGAAAAGCAAAGAGAATGGATAAAGTATTTTGTTGAAAGGCTAAAAGAGATTGAGTTTGATGCTTTAAATATACATGAGCTTATATATCAAACAGCCAAGGAGCTTGGATTAAATCCAAGGGATGCTTTTCAAGCTTCATACTTAATCTTGTTAGGAAAGAAATATGGGCCTAAGTTAGGTAGCTTCTTAGCAAGCTTAGGAAAAGAGTTTGTTATTAAAAGATACTTAAGTGTTATAGAATAA
- the purM gene encoding phosphoribosylformylglycinamidine cyclo-ligase encodes MITYKDAGVDIDYEDKIIKALVSQIKFKRNDIKPALSMHYAGAVEFLNYYLVLTTDGVGSKMIVAEMANKFDTVPIDMIAMNVNDAICIGAEPIALVDYLAVGHITEEIAKQIGEGLNRGAEEANINIVGGETATLPDMVKGIDLAGTALAIVEKDKIITGEKVREGDVIIGLRSSGIHSNGLTLARKIFFDIHKMDINDKLSYGKSIKEELLTPTRIYVKPVLEMIKKVEVKGLAHITGGTFRKLRRLNKNVIYHIDNFPEPLPIFKEIQRLGNVPLEEMFKTFNMGIGFCVITSEENGEEIIKIANKYGIDAYKIGKVVSNLDNIEKGKAVIDYKGERIIL; translated from the coding sequence ATGATTACATACAAAGATGCTGGTGTAGATATAGACTATGAGGATAAGATCATTAAAGCCTTGGTTTCACAGATAAAATTTAAGAGAAATGATATAAAGCCAGCTCTTTCTATGCACTATGCTGGAGCTGTTGAATTCCTTAACTACTATTTGGTTTTAACTACTGATGGTGTTGGAAGTAAGATGATAGTGGCTGAGATGGCTAACAAGTTTGACACAGTTCCTATAGACATGATAGCCATGAATGTTAATGATGCCATCTGTATAGGGGCTGAGCCTATAGCCTTAGTTGATTACTTAGCTGTTGGACATATTACAGAGGAAATAGCTAAGCAGATAGGAGAAGGACTTAATAGAGGAGCTGAAGAGGCCAATATAAATATAGTTGGTGGAGAAACAGCTACACTGCCAGATATGGTTAAAGGAATTGATCTTGCTGGAACAGCCTTAGCTATTGTTGAGAAGGATAAAATAATTACTGGAGAGAAGGTTAGGGAAGGAGATGTAATAATAGGCTTAAGAAGCTCTGGGATACATAGTAATGGACTAACCTTAGCAAGAAAGATATTCTTTGATATTCACAAGATGGATATTAATGACAAACTCTCCTATGGGAAGAGTATTAAAGAAGAGCTCTTAACTCCAACAAGGATTTATGTTAAACCAGTTTTAGAGATGATTAAAAAAGTTGAAGTTAAAGGCTTGGCCCACATAACAGGAGGAACCTTTAGGAAGTTGAGAAGGTTAAATAAAAATGTTATCTATCATATAGATAACTTCCCAGAGCCTTTACCAATCTTTAAAGAGATTCAAAGGCTTGGAAATGTTCCATTAGAGGAGATGTTTAAAACCTTCAACATGGGAATAGGCTTCTGTGTCATAACCTCTGAGGAGAATGGAGAGGAAATAATAAAGATAGCTAACAAGTATGGAATAGATGCCTATAAAATAGGGAAAGTAGTTAGTAACCTTGACAATATTGAAAAAGGAAAGGCAGTTATAGACTATAAAGGAGAGAGAATTATTCTATAA
- a CDS encoding bifunctional N(6)-L-threonylcarbamoyladenine synthase/serine/threonine protein kinase — translation MISLGLEGTAEKTGVGIIDDEGNILFNKTILYKPPRQGINPREAADHHAETFPKLLKEAFDKVPPEEIDLISFSQGPGLGPSLRVTATVARTLALTLNKPIIGVNHCIAHIEIGKLKGNLEDPLTLYVSGGNTQVTAYVSGKYRVFGETLDIAIGNCLDQFARYCNLPHPGGPYIEELAKKGKELLDLPYTVKGMDIAFSGLLTAAIRKYEEGFKLEDICYSLQEYAFSMLTEITERALAHTNKGEVLLVGGVAANKRLREMVKTMAEEQGVSFYVPPMDLCGDNGVMIAWLGLLMYKSGVRMKLEETVIKPYYRTDQVEVTWIKEVKGKKRKIPEHLIGKGAEADIWRDEYLGYPIIYKERIKKRYRCEELDNRLRKIRTQREARYLATIKDFGIASPYIFDIDLEKKRLAMLYINGKILKDIVEDRVELAKEVGKIVAKLHENNIIHNDLTTSNFIYDGKDLYIIDFGLAKISNLDEDKATDLVVFKKALLSTHFNKFNEIWENFLEGYKEYERAEDILKLMMEIEKRGRYK, via the coding sequence ATGATTAGCTTAGGTTTAGAGGGAACAGCTGAGAAAACAGGAGTTGGAATTATTGATGATGAAGGAAATATTTTATTTAATAAAACTATCCTCTACAAGCCTCCAAGACAGGGCATTAACCCAAGAGAAGCAGCTGATCACCATGCTGAAACCTTTCCTAAGCTTTTAAAGGAAGCTTTTGACAAAGTTCCACCTGAGGAGATAGACTTAATATCCTTCTCCCAGGGGCCAGGGTTGGGGCCAAGTTTAAGGGTTACAGCCACAGTGGCAAGGACTTTAGCACTAACATTAAATAAACCAATTATTGGAGTTAATCATTGTATAGCACACATAGAGATAGGAAAGTTAAAGGGAAATCTTGAGGATCCTTTAACTCTCTATGTCAGTGGAGGAAATACTCAAGTAACTGCCTATGTCTCTGGGAAGTATAGGGTGTTTGGAGAAACCTTAGATATTGCTATAGGCAACTGCTTAGACCAATTTGCAAGATACTGCAACTTACCACACCCTGGAGGGCCATATATAGAGGAGCTTGCTAAAAAAGGGAAAGAGCTTTTAGATTTGCCATATACTGTTAAGGGAATGGATATAGCATTCTCTGGCTTACTGACAGCAGCTATAAGGAAGTATGAGGAGGGCTTTAAGTTAGAAGATATCTGTTATTCTCTTCAAGAGTATGCATTTTCAATGCTCACTGAAATCACTGAGAGAGCTTTAGCACACACAAATAAGGGAGAAGTCTTATTAGTTGGAGGAGTTGCTGCTAACAAGAGATTGAGAGAGATGGTTAAAACAATGGCTGAAGAACAGGGAGTTTCTTTCTATGTTCCACCAATGGATCTCTGTGGAGACAATGGAGTGATGATAGCTTGGTTAGGCCTATTAATGTATAAAAGTGGAGTTAGGATGAAACTTGAGGAAACTGTGATAAAGCCATATTATAGAACTGACCAAGTTGAGGTAACTTGGATAAAAGAAGTGAAGGGAAAGAAGAGAAAGATTCCAGAGCATTTAATTGGAAAAGGAGCTGAGGCTGATATATGGAGAGATGAGTATCTTGGCTATCCAATAATTTACAAGGAGAGGATAAAGAAGAGATACAGATGTGAGGAACTTGACAATAGGCTTAGGAAGATAAGAACCCAAAGAGAGGCAAGATACTTAGCTACAATAAAAGACTTTGGCATTGCAAGCCCTTACATCTTTGACATTGACTTAGAAAAGAAAAGATTGGCTATGCTTTACATCAATGGAAAAATTTTAAAGGACATTGTTGAGGATAGAGTAGAGTTGGCTAAAGAAGTTGGGAAGATAGTAGCAAAGTTACATGAGAATAATATTATCCATAATGACCTAACAACATCAAACTTTATCTATGATGGCAAGGATTTATATATAATTGACTTTGGTTTAGCTAAGATCTCTAACTTAGATGAAGATAAGGCTACTGACTTAGTTGTGTTTAAGAAAGCTCTTTTATCAACCCACTTCAATAAATTTAATGAGATTTGGGAAAACTTTTTAGAAGGTTATAAAGAATATGAGAGAGCTGAAGATATCTTGAAGTTGATGATGGAGATAGAAAAAAGAGGGAGATATAAATGA
- a CDS encoding CBS domain-containing protein, producing the protein MFNEPIKEIMTKDVVTVTPDTSVSKALGIMEENNFHHLVVVDKKDGVEEYYLISMRDLLLAHNPEEEVARLMYKAHCIHEDTPIIDAVCEMIDAGQRAAPIVNTYGKMVGIVTDYDIMDRASRSIILKDTPVKKVMTRHVITINENETIGKARALMRDNNIGRLVVVDDDGKPVGIVTETDILTKVLKPKRRMRAGDLKGEKVPRMGQPVKMIMSSPLITLDYDASVADAARLMKEYDIRGVPIVKGNMLKGIITRSDIAKYIADLKKGAMIEVEIHGEMDEEFRDLAERIIATEVKKMVKHAGKVHWIKINIKKERDKGGTPYYRVVTYVKTPNKLYVGEGKPKASLPKRLEAEGEDVGYVSGKERWEFIDILKESLESVLKQIEADFDRVNPKHMKRLPEKE; encoded by the coding sequence ATGTTTAATGAGCCAATAAAGGAAATAATGACTAAAGATGTAGTTACAGTAACACCAGACACTTCAGTGTCAAAAGCCTTAGGGATTATGGAGGAGAATAATTTTCACCACTTAGTTGTTGTTGATAAAAAGGATGGGGTTGAGGAATATTACTTAATCTCTATGAGAGATTTACTTCTTGCCCACAATCCAGAGGAGGAAGTGGCAAGGTTGATGTATAAAGCTCACTGTATCCATGAAGACACCCCTATTATAGATGCTGTCTGTGAAATGATTGATGCTGGACAGAGGGCTGCTCCAATTGTTAACACTTATGGTAAGATGGTTGGAATTGTCACTGATTATGACATAATGGATAGAGCATCAAGAAGTATTATTCTAAAGGACACTCCAGTTAAGAAAGTGATGACAAGACACGTTATAACAATAAATGAGAATGAAACCATTGGTAAGGCAAGGGCTTTAATGAGAGATAACAACATAGGGAGGTTAGTGGTTGTAGATGATGATGGAAAACCTGTGGGTATAGTAACAGAGACTGATATATTAACAAAGGTTTTAAAGCCAAAGAGAAGAATGAGAGCTGGAGATTTAAAGGGAGAGAAGGTTCCAAGGATGGGACAGCCTGTTAAGATGATTATGTCCTCTCCACTAATTACACTTGACTATGATGCCTCTGTAGCTGATGCTGCAAGGTTAATGAAAGAGTATGACATTAGAGGAGTTCCTATAGTTAAAGGAAACATGCTGAAAGGGATTATAACAAGATCAGACATTGCTAAGTATATAGCTGATCTCAAGAAGGGAGCAATGATAGAAGTTGAAATCCATGGAGAGATGGATGAAGAGTTTAGAGACTTGGCTGAGAGGATAATAGCAACAGAAGTTAAGAAGATGGTTAAACATGCTGGAAAGGTTCACTGGATAAAGATAAATATTAAGAAAGAGAGGGACAAGGGAGGAACTCCATACTATAGGGTTGTAACATATGTTAAAACTCCAAATAAGTTATATGTTGGAGAGGGTAAGCCAAAGGCTTCACTACCAAAGAGGTTAGAGGCTGAAGGAGAAGATGTTGGCTATGTCTCTGGAAAGGAGAGATGGGAGTTTATAGACATCTTAAAAGAGTCTTTAGAATCAGTATTAAAGCAGATTGAAGCAGACTTTGATAGGGTTAATCCTAAGCATATGAAGAGATTGCCAGAGAAGGAATAG
- a CDS encoding DUF61 family protein: MAMDVENIVRGLIKETSLRVKRKTLGELLNEEKPHVIINNKRHRIKRRELELLKEISELSLKLPIVLEYDMVANAIVVKGKEEVKVIKKILGKEVNIFDDDNILYIYKPELLEVRKKLPTATQLIFRFSL; the protein is encoded by the coding sequence ATGGCTATGGATGTTGAGAATATTGTTAGAGGGCTAATTAAAGAAACAAGCCTTAGGGTTAAGAGAAAAACCTTAGGAGAACTTTTAAATGAAGAAAAGCCACATGTTATAATAAACAATAAAAGACATAGAATAAAGAGGAGGGAGCTGGAACTTTTAAAGGAAATCTCAGAGCTGAGTTTAAAACTTCCCATTGTTTTAGAGTATGACATGGTGGCTAATGCTATAGTGGTTAAGGGAAAAGAGGAAGTTAAGGTTATTAAAAAAATTTTGGGTAAGGAAGTGAATATATTTGATGATGATAACATTCTCTACATTTATAAGCCAGAGCTTTTAGAGGTTAGGAAAAAGTTACCAACAGCTACACAACTGATATTTAGGTTTTCACTATGA
- a CDS encoding glycosyltransferase family 2 protein, with the protein MKKDNIFIVIPAYNEEKMIQKTIRGLKKEGYKNIVVVDDGSQDNTFEKAKEEDVIVCRHIVNRGLGGALGTGIKCSLQYKPEIIVTFDADGQHDPKDVEKVVKPILEGYDFVIGSRLLDKEELKNMPLVKRIGNFGLNFITFLLGGYLVTDSQSGLRAFNYKAAEKVVEELKSDRYEVSSEFLVIAKRNKFKIKEVPIKTIYTDYSMKKGTNVVTGFKIFLKLLLQKLF; encoded by the coding sequence ATGAAAAAAGATAATATCTTTATTGTAATTCCTGCCTACAATGAGGAAAAGATGATACAAAAAACAATAAGAGGTTTAAAAAAGGAGGGTTATAAAAATATAGTGGTTGTTGATGATGGCTCTCAAGATAACACCTTTGAAAAGGCTAAGGAAGAGGATGTAATAGTTTGTAGGCATATTGTAAATAGAGGACTTGGTGGAGCCTTAGGAACTGGAATTAAATGCTCTCTACAGTATAAGCCAGAGATTATAGTAACCTTTGATGCTGATGGACAACATGATCCAAAAGATGTTGAGAAAGTTGTTAAACCTATCTTAGAAGGTTATGACTTTGTTATTGGTAGTAGGTTATTGGATAAGGAAGAGCTAAAAAATATGCCTCTTGTTAAAAGGATAGGTAATTTTGGACTGAACTTTATAACTTTTTTGTTAGGTGGCTATTTAGTAACAGATAGCCAGAGTGGTTTAAGAGCCTTTAACTATAAAGCTGCTGAGAAGGTTGTTGAAGAGTTAAAGAGTGATAGATATGAAGTTTCTTCAGAATTTTTAGTTATTGCCAAGAGAAATAAATTTAAAATTAAAGAGGTTCCTATAAAAACAATTTACACAGACTACTCAATGAAAAAAGGAACCAATGTAGTGACTGGCTTTAAGATATTTTTAAAGTTACTTCTCCAAAAACTCTTTTAA
- a CDS encoding deoxyhypusine synthase, whose amino-acid sequence MDPKKIVLKESEEIEGIPIEGPWLEENINLDEIIKNYYLKIGFQATHLGKAIKIWKKIERLREKEEVRVFLGYTSNIVSSGLREIISYLVKNKKVDVIVTTAGGVEEDFIKCLKPFILGNWKADGRLLREKGINRIGNIFVPNDRYIEFEKYMMEFFSSLEGKKVTPSEFCYKLGEFMDKKLGKEKEKSILYWAYKNNIPIFCPALTDGSIGDMLYFYKKYNKDSSLTIDIADDIVKLNDLAITAKKTACIVLGGSLPKHAIINANLFREGTDYAIYITTALPWDGSLSGAPPEEGVSWGKIGKEADYVEIWGDATIIFPILVYCTFK is encoded by the coding sequence ATGGATCCTAAGAAAATTGTACTTAAAGAGAGTGAGGAGATTGAAGGGATTCCAATTGAGGGGCCTTGGTTGGAGGAGAATATAAATTTAGATGAAATAATCAAAAATTACTACTTAAAAATTGGTTTTCAGGCTACTCACTTGGGGAAGGCTATAAAAATTTGGAAGAAGATAGAGAGGCTTAGAGAAAAGGAAGAGGTTAGAGTATTTTTAGGCTATACTTCAAACATTGTTTCCTCTGGGTTAAGGGAGATAATAAGTTACTTGGTTAAAAATAAAAAGGTTGATGTGATTGTAACAACAGCTGGAGGGGTTGAGGAAGATTTTATAAAGTGCTTAAAGCCCTTCATCTTAGGGAACTGGAAAGCTGATGGAAGGCTTTTGAGAGAGAAGGGGATCAATAGGATAGGGAATATATTTGTGCCAAATGATAGATATATAGAGTTTGAGAAGTACATGATGGAATTCTTCTCCTCCCTGGAAGGGAAAAAAGTAACTCCAAGTGAATTCTGCTATAAATTAGGGGAATTTATGGACAAAAAGTTAGGGAAGGAGAAGGAGAAATCTATTTTATACTGGGCTTATAAAAATAATATTCCAATATTTTGCCCAGCACTAACTGATGGCTCTATTGGAGACATGCTCTACTTTTATAAGAAGTATAATAAAGATAGCTCTCTAACCATTGATATAGCTGATGATATAGTTAAGTTGAATGACTTAGCAATAACTGCTAAAAAAACAGCCTGTATAGTTTTAGGTGGCTCTCTACCAAAGCATGCTATTATAAATGCCAATCTATTTAGGGAAGGGACAGATTACGCTATATATATAACTACAGCCCTCCCCTGGGATGGTTCTTTAAGTGGAGCCCCTCCTGAGGAAGGGGTAAGTTGGGGAAAGATTGGGAAAGAGGCTGACTATGTAGAGATATGGGGAGATGCCACTATAATATTTCCAATCCTTGTTTATTGTACATTCAAATAG
- a CDS encoding 50S ribosomal protein L31e, whose translation MERIYTISLRDVINKSTRKKRAPRAIKKIREFLMRHMKAKEVKISNELNEKVWERGIEKPPARVRVKAVKTEDGTVIAELLE comes from the coding sequence ATGGAAAGAATATACACCATCTCTCTTAGGGATGTTATAAACAAATCAACAAGAAAAAAGAGAGCTCCAAGAGCTATAAAAAAGATAAGAGAGTTTTTAATGAGACATATGAAGGCTAAGGAGGTTAAGATAAGTAATGAGTTGAATGAGAAGGTTTGGGAGAGAGGGATAGAGAAGCCTCCAGCAAGGGTTAGGGTTAAAGCTGTAAAAACTGAAGATGGAACTGTCATAGCTGAACTCTTAGAGTGA
- a CDS encoding translation initiation factor IF-6 has protein sequence MIIRKYFSGIPNIGVLALTTEELTLLPLFLSEKDVSEVKEALKTEVFKTNIANSSLIGSLAAANSRVILLPGIVEDEEVEGIKNFIRELGLDVSVEIINVKNTALGNLILVNDYGCLISKELEDFKKEIEDIFNLPTEVGTIADLPTVGSNAVVTNKGLFTHPLVEEDELKALKELFKVEYCGKGTVNKGSTSVGSGIIANTKGIIVGGDTTGPEILQIEDALGLI, from the coding sequence ATGATAATAAGAAAGTATTTCTCAGGAATTCCAAATATTGGAGTTCTTGCTCTAACCACTGAGGAGCTAACCCTTCTACCTCTCTTTTTATCTGAGAAAGATGTTTCAGAAGTGAAGGAAGCTTTAAAGACTGAGGTTTTTAAAACAAATATAGCCAACAGCTCTTTAATTGGCTCTTTAGCAGCTGCTAATAGTAGGGTTATCTTACTCCCTGGAATTGTTGAGGATGAAGAGGTTGAAGGGATAAAAAATTTCATTAGAGAGTTAGGCTTAGATGTCAGTGTAGAAATAATAAATGTTAAAAACACTGCCTTAGGAAATTTAATATTGGTTAATGACTATGGTTGCTTAATCTCAAAGGAGTTAGAGGATTTCAAAAAAGAGATTGAGGATATCTTCAACTTACCAACTGAAGTTGGAACCATAGCTGATCTTCCAACTGTTGGAAGTAATGCTGTTGTAACAAATAAGGGATTATTTACTCATCCATTAGTTGAAGAGGATGAATTAAAGGCTTTAAAAGAGCTATTTAAAGTTGAATACTGTGGGAAGGGAACAGTTAATAAAGGAAGTACTTCAGTAGGTTCAGGGATTATAGCCAATACAAAAGGAATTATAGTTGGTGGAGACACAACAGGGCCAGAGATTTTACAAATAGAGGATGCTCTTGGTTTAATCTAA
- the thiC gene encoding phosphomethylpyrimidine synthase, which produces MTQMISAKRGEVTEEMKIIAKEEKIELEKLVRYVAKGYVVIPKNVNRECKPVGIGKGLRTKVNANIGTSPDLVDINLEIEKAKVAEKYGADTIMDLSTGGDLKEIRKAILNNSKLPVGTVPIYEVGKIAKEKYGRVVDMDEDLIFKVIENQAKEGVDFMTLHCGITKESVERLKKSGRVLGIVSRGGSFLAAYIVHNNEENPLYKNYDYLLDILKEYDVTISLGDGMRPGCLLDNTDRAQIEELIILGELVERAREKGVQCMVEGPGHVPINNIEANIRIQKSVCKNAPFYVLGPVVTDIAPGYDHITAAIGGALAGYYGADFLCYVTPAEHLRLPTVEDVKEGVIVTKIAAQAADVAKGNKIAWELEKRMAYARRNQDWEEMFKIAIDGEKAKRMREEIPSKDEKACSICGEYCALLLAKKLD; this is translated from the coding sequence ATGACTCAAATGATCTCTGCTAAGAGAGGAGAAGTGACTGAAGAGATGAAAATAATAGCTAAGGAGGAAAAAATAGAGCTGGAAAAACTTGTTAGATATGTAGCTAAGGGCTATGTAGTTATTCCTAAAAATGTTAATAGGGAGTGTAAGCCTGTAGGAATAGGGAAGGGGTTAAGAACTAAGGTTAATGCCAATATAGGAACCTCTCCTGACTTAGTGGATATAAACTTAGAGATTGAAAAAGCTAAGGTTGCTGAGAAGTATGGAGCAGATACAATAATGGACCTAAGTACTGGAGGAGACTTAAAAGAGATAAGAAAGGCTATTCTAAACAATAGCAAGCTACCAGTTGGAACTGTTCCAATCTATGAGGTTGGAAAGATAGCTAAGGAGAAGTATGGAAGAGTTGTAGATATGGATGAGGACTTAATCTTTAAGGTTATTGAAAATCAAGCAAAGGAAGGAGTAGACTTTATGACTCTCCACTGTGGAATAACTAAGGAGAGTGTTGAAAGGCTAAAAAAAAGTGGAAGAGTTTTAGGAATAGTTAGTAGAGGTGGCTCTTTCTTAGCAGCCTACATAGTTCATAACAATGAAGAAAATCCTCTCTATAAGAATTATGACTATCTCTTAGACATCTTGAAAGAGTATGATGTTACCATAAGCTTAGGAGATGGGATGAGACCAGGTTGTTTATTGGATAATACAGACAGAGCTCAGATAGAAGAGCTTATCATCTTAGGAGAACTTGTTGAGAGAGCAAGAGAGAAAGGAGTTCAGTGTATGGTTGAAGGGCCTGGGCATGTGCCAATAAATAACATAGAGGCAAACATAAGGATACAAAAGAGTGTTTGTAAGAATGCTCCTTTCTATGTTTTAGGGCCAGTGGTTACAGATATAGCTCCTGGTTATGATCACATAACAGCAGCCATTGGAGGAGCCTTAGCTGGCTATTATGGAGCTGACTTTCTATGCTATGTCACTCCTGCAGAGCATTTAAGGTTACCAACAGTTGAGGATGTGAAAGAGGGAGTTATAGTAACCAAAATAGCTGCTCAAGCTGCAGATGTGGCTAAGGGAAATAAAATAGCCTGGGAGCTTGAGAAGAGAATGGCATATGCAAGGAGAAACCAAGACTGGGAAGAGATGTTTAAAATAGCCATTGATGGAGAGAAGGCTAAGAGAATGAGAGAAGAGATTCCATCAAAAGATGAAAAAGCTTGTTCAATCTGTGGAGAATACTGTGCTTTACTTTTAGCAAAAAAATTAGATTAA